A portion of the Gossypium arboreum isolate Shixiya-1 chromosome 8, ASM2569848v2, whole genome shotgun sequence genome contains these proteins:
- the LOC108460368 gene encoding uncharacterized protein LOC108460368, giving the protein MVRGKLILICQHGGEFETKDDGSMSYAGGEAHALDISPETGFDDLKYKLAEKCNLELKSLAIKYFLPGNRRTLITLSNEKDLKRMCDFHKDSVTADVFLTGKAGFVPVNHGMPAKRKKKATAARPATSKVAPSAGGLKDVTISIATPSDSVAGVNAALRSPSRAAKRTAGRNIVDGLFEVSVADATDTDTIDMSASPADTVKKRRRTASWKRAANGLTIVTVDDNLEETEKTTPRKKVARKFNPIVVANNGDHQLGPVDVSVEKQVESWKNGITEGQDFRSVAEFRDALQKYAIAHRFGYKLRKNDTNRANAVCAVEGCPWRIHASWVPSASVFRVKMLHEPHTCGGESWKIATPAKNWLVNVIKDRLRDSPHHKPKEIATGLLRDFGLELNYAQVWRGIEDARQQLQGSYKDAYNQLPWYCEKIEKTNPGSFTKLVIGDDKRFQRLFLSFNAMIRGFQSGCRPLLFLEAIPLKSKYHEILLTATALDGDDGIFPVAFAVVDDENEDSWHWFLEQLRSAVSTSRSLTFVSDRDKGLMKHVLEIFENAHHGYSIYYLMDSFIQNLKGPFFGEGRASLPGCFLAAAKAVRPGGFRMYTEQIKRVSSSAYDWIMQNEPEYWANAFFKGEHFNHITLNIAEAYANWIEEARDLPIIPKVEVIRCKIMELMELRRTESSNWTMKLTPSKQEKLQEECVKARGLKVLFSSDTLFEVHDSSINVVDIVKQHCSCAMWKPTGLPCHHAIAVFNCTGRSVYDYCSKYYTAESFRIAFAESINPASTIAHPCGNEEDSEEDEDQIMPPSISRPVAAQQPKKIRRNKSQGIIRRSVCCTRCKGVGHNKVSCKVSL; this is encoded by the exons ATGGTGCGGGGGAAGCTGATCTTGATTTGCCAGCATGGTGGTGAATTTGAGACAAAAGATGATGGATCCATGTCATATGCTGGAGGAGAGGCACATGCCTTGGACATCAGCCCTGAGACAGGATTCGATGATCTCAAGTACAAATTAGCTGAGAAATGTAACTTGGAACTAAAATCTTTGGCTATCAAGTATTTTCTCCCCGGAAACAGGAGAACTCTAATTACTTTGTCTAATGAGAAAGACCTAAaaaggatgtgtgatttccacAAGGACTCGGTGACTGCAGATGTTTTCCTTACAGGGAAAGCAGGCTTTGTTCCTGTAAATCATGGCATGCCTGCTAAGAG GAAAAAGAAAGCCACTGCTGCACGTCCTGCTACTTCCAAAGTTGCTCCCTCTGCTGGCGGCCTGAAGGATGTTACCATCAGTATAGCAACCCCTTCTGACTCTGTTGCAGGTGTCAATGCAGCACTCCGAAGTCCCTCTAGAGCAGCAAAGCGTACTGCTGGCCGTAACATTGTTGATGGTCTTTTTGAGGTCAGTGTTGCTGATGCAACTGACACAGATACAATTGATATGAGTGCTTCTCCTGCTGATACTGTCAAGAAACGAAGGCGCACTGCGTCCTGGAAACGTGCTGCAAATGGTCTTACCATTGTGACTGTTGACGACAATCTTGAGGAGACAGAGAAAACTACACCCAGGAAAAAGGTAGCTAGGAAATTCAATCCCATTGTAGTAGCTAATAATGGGGACCACCAGCTTGGCCCTGTTGATGTTTCAGTGGAGAAACAagttgaatcatggaaaaatGGTATTACTGAAGGCCAGGATTTCAGAAGTGTGGCGGAATTCCGTGATGCTCTACAGAAATATGCCATTGCACATCGCTTTGGTTATAAATTAAGAAAGAATGACACCAATCGTGCTAATGCTGTATGTGCAGTAGAAGGATGTCCTTGGAGGATTCATGCATCTTGGGTCCCATCCGCCAGTGTGTTTAGGGTTAAAATGTTACACGAACCACATACTTGTGGTGGCGAATCATGGAAGATTGCTACTCCAGCTAAAAATTGGCTGGTGAATGTTATAAAGGATAGGTTGAGAGATAGCCCACACCACAAACCAAAAGAAATTGCAACTGGCCTTCTTCGTGATTTTGGGCTTGAGCTGAACTATGCGCAAGTATGGCGTGGAATTGAAGATGCTCGGCAGCAACTTCAGGGTTCATACAAAGATGCATATAATCAGTTGCCTTGGTACTGTGAGAAGATAGAGAAGACAAACCCTGGTAGTTTCACGAAGCTTGTCATTGGAGATGATAAAAGATTTCAGCGTCTTTTTCTATCCTTTAATGCTATGATACGTGGTTTCCAAAGTGGTTGTCGTCCACTTCTTTTCCTTGAAGCCATCCCTTTGAAATCAAAATACCATGAAATTCTGCTCACAGCCACTGCACTGGATGGTGATGATGGAATTTTCCCTGTTGCATTTGCTGTTGTAGATGATGAAAATGAGGATAGTTGGCATTGGTTTTTGGAGCAGTTGAGATCTGCTGTGTCGACTTCCCGTTCTCTAACCTTTGTCTCTGATAGAGATAAGGGATTAATGAAACATGTACTTGAAATATTTGAAAATGCTCACCACGGTTACTCAATATACTACTTGATGGACAGTTTCATACAGAACTTGAAGGGACCATTCTTTGGAGAAGGAAGGGCTTCATTGCCTGGATGTTTCTTAGCTGCAGCAAAAGCAGTCCGACCTGGTGGTTTTAGGATGTACACTGAGCAAATTAAACGGGTTTCTTCAAGTGCTTATGATTGGATCATGCAAAATGAGCCTGAATATTGGGCAAATGCCTTTTTCAAGGGTGAGCATTTTAATCACATAACACTCAACATAGCTGAGGCATATGCTAACTGGATAGAGGAAGCACGAGACCTACCCATCATACCTAAGGTTGAAGTAATAAGATGTAAAATCATGGAATTAATGGAACTTCGTCGAACAGAATCAAGTAACTGGACTATGAAGCTTACACCGTCAAAGCaggaaaagttacaagaagaaTGTGTTAAAGCACGTGGTCTGAAAGTATTATTCTCATCCGACACCCTGTTTGAAGTTCATGATAGCTCCATCAATGTTGTCGATATTGTCAAACAACACTGCAGTTGTGCTATGTGGAAACCAACTGGGCTTCCTTGCCATCATGCAATTGCTGTCTTTAACTGCACAGGTAGGAGTGTGTATGATTATTGTTCAAAATACTACACAGCTGAAAGCTTCCGGATAGCCTTTGCTGAGAGCATAAATCCTGCTTCGACCATTGCTCACCCTTGTGGAAATGAAGAAGATTCCGAGGAAGATGAGGATCAGATAATGCCTCCAAGCATCTCACGACCTGTAGCAGCTCAACAACCGAAGAAAATAAGACGAAACAAAAGCCAGGGAATTATTAGGAGATCTGTGTGTTGTACCCGGTGCAAAGGAGTTGGGCATAACAAGGTTTCATGCAAGGTAAGCTTATAG
- the LOC108460463 gene encoding DAR GTPase 2, mitochondrial isoform X2, whose product MATASTASRITRKIGIAVKKAVSRKKGWYDLHMAAASGAIAQRLPLVDLVAEIRDARIPLSSEYELLRDFPALSKRIVVMNKIDLADQTQVKGWMRYFEQQNCIPYGVNSHNKDSVKGLLNFIQAQVRGLCKANHHASETITIMLVGIPNVGKSALANSLHQMGRISAAEKGRLKHATVSPQPGETKDISSFKIGSHPNIYLLDTPGILPCMIHDAELCSKLVLTGAIRDGLIEQKELARYFLAILNLSDQYKKWAKFSANEDRLLSFIEHKEEGSISSKLEMRQKKQHMMDHTQDLIVNDVRGTIFDTISCFDGDIELEEDMIKLMEAELVALRDAFRVPQGLGEYVFNRVVGVKLLDLYRSGRLGHYTLDTLPLTLHHPL is encoded by the exons ATGGCAACAGCTAGTACTGCGAGTAGAATAACAAGGAAAATAGGGATTGCAGTGAAGAAAGCAGTAAGTAGAAAAAAAGGATGGTACGACCTCCACATGGCTGCGGCCTCAGGTGCCATTGCTCAACGACTTCCATTGGTCGATCTCGTAGCTGAGATCAGAGACGCCAGG ATTCCTTTATCATCTGAATATGAGCTGTTGAGAGACTTCCCCGCTCTTTCTAAACGAATTGTTGTGATGAACAAGATAGACCTCGCAGACCAAACACAAGTAAAG GGATGGATGAGATATTTTGAGCAACAAAATTGCATTCCTTATGGAGTCAATTCCCATAACAAGGACAGTGTGAAAGGG CTGCTTAATTTTATACAAGCTCAAGTTAGGGGACTGTGCAAAGCTAATCATCATGCTAGTGAGACAATAACAATAATGCTAGTGGGGATTCCTAATGTTGGTAAATCAGCACTAGCTAATTCTTTGCATCAGATGGGGAGGATTAGTGCTGCAG AGAAAGGAAGGTTGAAGCATGCAACTGTGAGTCCTCAGCCTGGAGAGACAAAAGATATCAGCAGCTTCAAG ATTGGTAGCCATCCCAATATCTATTTGTTGGATACTCCTGGTATTTTGCCCTGTATGATTCATGATGCTGAGCTTTGCTCCAAACTAGTATTAACAG GGGCAATTAGAGATGGTCTGATTGAGCAGAAGGAACTTGCTCGATATTTTTTGGCCATTCTTAACTTAAGTGACCAATACAAGAAATGGGCAAAATTTTCAGCCAATGAGGATAGGCTGTTGTCATTTATAGAGCACAAAGAAGAAGGTTCAATTAGCTCTAAGCTGGAGATGAGACAGAAAAAGCAGCATATGATGGATCACACTCAG GACTTGATTGTGAATGATGTTCGTGGGACTATCTTTGATACCATTTCATGCTTTGATGGTGATATAGAGCTGGAGGAGGATATGATAAAACTTATGGAGGCAGAGTTGGTAGCATTGAGGGACGCTTTCCGTGTTCCACAAGGATTAGGTGAATATGTCTTCAATAGAGTTGTTGGTGTTAAGTTGCTAGATTTGTATCGCAGTGGGAGGCTCGGGCATTATACTTTAGATACACTCCCTCTAACACTTCATCATCCCCTCTAA
- the LOC108460463 gene encoding DAR GTPase 2, mitochondrial isoform X1: MATASTASRITRKIGIAVKKAVSRKKGWYDLHMAAASGAIAQRLPLVDLVAEIRDARIPLSSEYELLRDFPALSKRIVVMNKIDLADQTQVKGWMRYFEQQNCIPYGVNSHNKDSVKGLLNFIQAQVRGLCKANHHASETITIMLVGIPNVGKSALANSLHQMGRISAAEKGRLKHATVSPQPGETKDISSFKIGSHPNIYLLDTPGILPCMIHDAELCSKLVLTGAIRDGLIEQKELARYFLAILNLSDQYKKWAKFSANEDRLLSFIEHKEEGSISSKLEMRQKKQHMMDHTQLLMQDLIVNDVRGTIFDTISCFDGDIELEEDMIKLMEAELVALRDAFRVPQGLGEYVFNRVVGVKLLDLYRSGRLGHYTLDTLPLTLHHPL; this comes from the exons ATGGCAACAGCTAGTACTGCGAGTAGAATAACAAGGAAAATAGGGATTGCAGTGAAGAAAGCAGTAAGTAGAAAAAAAGGATGGTACGACCTCCACATGGCTGCGGCCTCAGGTGCCATTGCTCAACGACTTCCATTGGTCGATCTCGTAGCTGAGATCAGAGACGCCAGG ATTCCTTTATCATCTGAATATGAGCTGTTGAGAGACTTCCCCGCTCTTTCTAAACGAATTGTTGTGATGAACAAGATAGACCTCGCAGACCAAACACAAGTAAAG GGATGGATGAGATATTTTGAGCAACAAAATTGCATTCCTTATGGAGTCAATTCCCATAACAAGGACAGTGTGAAAGGG CTGCTTAATTTTATACAAGCTCAAGTTAGGGGACTGTGCAAAGCTAATCATCATGCTAGTGAGACAATAACAATAATGCTAGTGGGGATTCCTAATGTTGGTAAATCAGCACTAGCTAATTCTTTGCATCAGATGGGGAGGATTAGTGCTGCAG AGAAAGGAAGGTTGAAGCATGCAACTGTGAGTCCTCAGCCTGGAGAGACAAAAGATATCAGCAGCTTCAAG ATTGGTAGCCATCCCAATATCTATTTGTTGGATACTCCTGGTATTTTGCCCTGTATGATTCATGATGCTGAGCTTTGCTCCAAACTAGTATTAACAG GGGCAATTAGAGATGGTCTGATTGAGCAGAAGGAACTTGCTCGATATTTTTTGGCCATTCTTAACTTAAGTGACCAATACAAGAAATGGGCAAAATTTTCAGCCAATGAGGATAGGCTGTTGTCATTTATAGAGCACAAAGAAGAAGGTTCAATTAGCTCTAAGCTGGAGATGAGACAGAAAAAGCAGCATATGATGGATCACACTCAG TTGTTGATGCAGGACTTGATTGTGAATGATGTTCGTGGGACTATCTTTGATACCATTTCATGCTTTGATGGTGATATAGAGCTGGAGGAGGATATGATAAAACTTATGGAGGCAGAGTTGGTAGCATTGAGGGACGCTTTCCGTGTTCCACAAGGATTAGGTGAATATGTCTTCAATAGAGTTGTTGGTGTTAAGTTGCTAGATTTGTATCGCAGTGGGAGGCTCGGGCATTATACTTTAGATACACTCCCTCTAACACTTCATCATCCCCTCTAA
- the LOC108460462 gene encoding 3-hydroxyisobutyryl-CoA hydrolase 1-like isoform X1, with protein MSSSVSSQHDHVLVEENSFARILTLNRPKQLNALSFQMISRLLELFLAYEEDPNVKLVMLKGEGRAFCAGGDVVAVVHDIWAGGWRAGANFFMKEFSLNYLMATYSKPQVSILNGIVMGGGNGVSMHGRFRVATENSVFAMPETALGLFPDVGASYFLSRLPGFFGEYVGLTGARLDGAEMLACGLATHFVPSAKLPMVEVALCDADSSDPVIISSIIDQYCEKSSLKEQTVYNRLDVIDRCFSQRTVEEILSALEREVVDQRDGWISATIQTLKKASPTSLKISLRSVNCFSLKLTLLLQYQIRVGRVQGVGACLTREYRMVCHVMRGEFSNDFFEGCRAILLDKDKNPKWEPSKLEHIADTTVDRYFSKVKDEDWEDLKLPTRSKFNLPPYVIAKL; from the exons ATGTCTTCCTCCGTTTCTTCCCAACATGATCAT GTTCTAGTAGAAGAAAACTCCTTCGCAAGAATTCTAACCTTAAACCGGCCTAAGCAGCTGAATGCCCTTTCATTTCAGATG ATTTCTCGGTTACTAGAACTTTTTCTTGCCTACGAGGAGGATCCTAATGTCAAGCTGGTAATGCTGAAG GGAGAAGGAAGAGCATTTTGTGCCGGTGGAGATGTTGTAGCTGTTGTACATGATATTTGGGCAG GCGGATGGAGAGCAGGTGCCAACTTTTTTATGAAGGAATTCTCCTTAAACTATTTGATGGCGACCTATAGCAAACCACAg GTTTCAATTCTTAATGGAATCGTTATGGGAGGTGGGAACGGTGTTTCAATGCATGGTAGATTCCGTGTTGCAACTGAGAACTCG GTTTTTGCAATGCCTGAAACAGCTTTGGGACTCTTCCCAGATGTAGGAGCGTCATATTTCTTGTCAAGACTCCCAGGATTTTTCG GAGAATATGTCGGTCTTACTGGTGCAAGATTGGATGGTGCAGAAATGCTTGCATGTGGCCTTGCAACTCACTTTGTCCCTTCAGCT AAATTACCTATGGTAGAAGTAGCATTATGTGATGCAGATTCCAGTGATCCAGTAATCATATCATCAATTATTGATCAGTACTGTGAGAAATCCTCATTGAAAGAGCAGACTGTGTACAATCG ATTAGATGTCATTGATAGATGTTTCTCTCAAAGAACAGTTGAAGAAATTTTGTCTGCTCTT GAGAGGGAGGTTGTTGACCAAAGGGACGGTTGGATCTCTGCTACCATTCAAACACTGAAAAAGGCTTCTCCGACTAGTCTTAAAATTTCTCTTAGATCA GTGAATTGTTTCAGCTTAAAGTTGACTCTGCTCTTACAATATCAGATTAGAGTAGGAAGAGTTCAAGGTGTCGGTGCATGCCTCACTCGTGAATATAGAATGGTTTGCCATGTTATGCGTGGAGAATTCAGCAACGACTTTTTCGAG GGTTGCAGGGCTATACTACTGGATAAAGATAAGAACCCAAAG TGGGAGCCGTCGAAATTGGAGCATATTGCTGATACTACAGTAGACAGGTATTTCTCCAAGGTGAAGGATGAAGATTGGGAAGATCTAAAGCTTCCAACTAGATCCAAATTCAACTTGCCACCATATGTCATTGCAAAGCTTTAG
- the LOC108460462 gene encoding 3-hydroxyisobutyryl-CoA hydrolase 1-like isoform X3, whose protein sequence is MISRLLELFLAYEEDPNVKLVMLKGEGRAFCAGGDVVAVVHDIWAGGWRAGANFFMKEFSLNYLMATYSKPQVSILNGIVMGGGNGVSMHGRFRVATENSVFAMPETALGLFPDVGASYFLSRLPGFFGEYVGLTGARLDGAEMLACGLATHFVPSAKLPMVEVALCDADSSDPVIISSIIDQYCEKSSLKEQTVYNRLDVIDRCFSQRTVEEILSALEREVVDQRDGWISATIQTLKKASPTSLKISLRSVNCFSLKLTLLLQYQIRVGRVQGVGACLTREYRMVCHVMRGEFSNDFFEGCRAILLDKDKNPKWEPSKLEHIADTTVDRYFSKVKDEDWEDLKLPTRSKFNLPPYVIAKL, encoded by the exons ATG ATTTCTCGGTTACTAGAACTTTTTCTTGCCTACGAGGAGGATCCTAATGTCAAGCTGGTAATGCTGAAG GGAGAAGGAAGAGCATTTTGTGCCGGTGGAGATGTTGTAGCTGTTGTACATGATATTTGGGCAG GCGGATGGAGAGCAGGTGCCAACTTTTTTATGAAGGAATTCTCCTTAAACTATTTGATGGCGACCTATAGCAAACCACAg GTTTCAATTCTTAATGGAATCGTTATGGGAGGTGGGAACGGTGTTTCAATGCATGGTAGATTCCGTGTTGCAACTGAGAACTCG GTTTTTGCAATGCCTGAAACAGCTTTGGGACTCTTCCCAGATGTAGGAGCGTCATATTTCTTGTCAAGACTCCCAGGATTTTTCG GAGAATATGTCGGTCTTACTGGTGCAAGATTGGATGGTGCAGAAATGCTTGCATGTGGCCTTGCAACTCACTTTGTCCCTTCAGCT AAATTACCTATGGTAGAAGTAGCATTATGTGATGCAGATTCCAGTGATCCAGTAATCATATCATCAATTATTGATCAGTACTGTGAGAAATCCTCATTGAAAGAGCAGACTGTGTACAATCG ATTAGATGTCATTGATAGATGTTTCTCTCAAAGAACAGTTGAAGAAATTTTGTCTGCTCTT GAGAGGGAGGTTGTTGACCAAAGGGACGGTTGGATCTCTGCTACCATTCAAACACTGAAAAAGGCTTCTCCGACTAGTCTTAAAATTTCTCTTAGATCA GTGAATTGTTTCAGCTTAAAGTTGACTCTGCTCTTACAATATCAGATTAGAGTAGGAAGAGTTCAAGGTGTCGGTGCATGCCTCACTCGTGAATATAGAATGGTTTGCCATGTTATGCGTGGAGAATTCAGCAACGACTTTTTCGAG GGTTGCAGGGCTATACTACTGGATAAAGATAAGAACCCAAAG TGGGAGCCGTCGAAATTGGAGCATATTGCTGATACTACAGTAGACAGGTATTTCTCCAAGGTGAAGGATGAAGATTGGGAAGATCTAAAGCTTCCAACTAGATCCAAATTCAACTTGCCACCATATGTCATTGCAAAGCTTTAG
- the LOC108460462 gene encoding 3-hydroxyisobutyryl-CoA hydrolase 1-like isoform X2, producing MSSSVSSQHDHVLVEENSFARILTLNRPKQLNALSFQMISRLLELFLAYEEDPNVKLVMLKGEGRAFCAGGDVVAVVHDIWAGGWRAGANFFMKEFSLNYLMATYSKPQVSILNGIVMGGGNGVSMHGRFRVATENSVFAMPETALGLFPDVGASYFLSRLPGFFGEYVGLTGARLDGAEMLACGLATHFVPSAKLPMVEVALCDADSSDPVIISSIIDQYCEKSSLKEQTVYNRLDVIDRCFSQRTVEEILSALEREVVDQRDGWISATIQTLKKASPTSLKISLRSIRVGRVQGVGACLTREYRMVCHVMRGEFSNDFFEGCRAILLDKDKNPKWEPSKLEHIADTTVDRYFSKVKDEDWEDLKLPTRSKFNLPPYVIAKL from the exons ATGTCTTCCTCCGTTTCTTCCCAACATGATCAT GTTCTAGTAGAAGAAAACTCCTTCGCAAGAATTCTAACCTTAAACCGGCCTAAGCAGCTGAATGCCCTTTCATTTCAGATG ATTTCTCGGTTACTAGAACTTTTTCTTGCCTACGAGGAGGATCCTAATGTCAAGCTGGTAATGCTGAAG GGAGAAGGAAGAGCATTTTGTGCCGGTGGAGATGTTGTAGCTGTTGTACATGATATTTGGGCAG GCGGATGGAGAGCAGGTGCCAACTTTTTTATGAAGGAATTCTCCTTAAACTATTTGATGGCGACCTATAGCAAACCACAg GTTTCAATTCTTAATGGAATCGTTATGGGAGGTGGGAACGGTGTTTCAATGCATGGTAGATTCCGTGTTGCAACTGAGAACTCG GTTTTTGCAATGCCTGAAACAGCTTTGGGACTCTTCCCAGATGTAGGAGCGTCATATTTCTTGTCAAGACTCCCAGGATTTTTCG GAGAATATGTCGGTCTTACTGGTGCAAGATTGGATGGTGCAGAAATGCTTGCATGTGGCCTTGCAACTCACTTTGTCCCTTCAGCT AAATTACCTATGGTAGAAGTAGCATTATGTGATGCAGATTCCAGTGATCCAGTAATCATATCATCAATTATTGATCAGTACTGTGAGAAATCCTCATTGAAAGAGCAGACTGTGTACAATCG ATTAGATGTCATTGATAGATGTTTCTCTCAAAGAACAGTTGAAGAAATTTTGTCTGCTCTT GAGAGGGAGGTTGTTGACCAAAGGGACGGTTGGATCTCTGCTACCATTCAAACACTGAAAAAGGCTTCTCCGACTAGTCTTAAAATTTCTCTTAGATCA ATTAGAGTAGGAAGAGTTCAAGGTGTCGGTGCATGCCTCACTCGTGAATATAGAATGGTTTGCCATGTTATGCGTGGAGAATTCAGCAACGACTTTTTCGAG GGTTGCAGGGCTATACTACTGGATAAAGATAAGAACCCAAAG TGGGAGCCGTCGAAATTGGAGCATATTGCTGATACTACAGTAGACAGGTATTTCTCCAAGGTGAAGGATGAAGATTGGGAAGATCTAAAGCTTCCAACTAGATCCAAATTCAACTTGCCACCATATGTCATTGCAAAGCTTTAG